In Nocardioides marinus, one DNA window encodes the following:
- a CDS encoding MMPL family transporter, whose product MIDRWGALVGRRALAVLLIGVLLTLGAGAFGAGVFDSLSQGGFDDASSESARELDAEREAFGNKGIDVVAIYADEDGDLSADDPAFRAAVEEVVADIPADAVASVVPYYEAPPEAGLVSDDGSHAQVLISLAGDTQDDFLVSYDRVAAVLDAPEASGLETSIAGAYAVYNDVNEITSEDLKRAELISLPIVVLLALLIFGSAVAALMPAMVGVIAMLGALAVVRVIAEFTEVSIFSVNVISLLGIGLAIDYALFVISRFREELALQPLDEPDAASIAIRRTMSTAGRTVLFSGLTVAAAMASLLIFPQAFLRSMGYGGIAAVVVAMLAALTILPAVLRLLGRRVDAGRLPWRRHRSLAPADGGRWAALAHAVMRRPVLVMVVTIAALLAIASPFLGAKWGSVDYRVLPEDAPAHQAAVVLNEEFGGGEVSTAQLLLQGTEPADVTAYTESVREVPGVLDVVPVAEADGTTLLRASWDGNSQTEASQELVRDLREVQPASGEVLVGGLTAETVDLVASVASHLPWMGLIVVGVMLVLLFVAFGSVVLPVKAVVMNLFSITASFGVVTWIFSDGNLADTLGFAPQGFLDATNPILMLAILFGLSMDYEVFLLSRVREEWDRSHDNDRAVAAGVQKTGRIITSAALLLGVVIGAFGTSGIVFMKMLGVGMLVALLIDATVVRALLVPATMKLLGRWNWYAPGPLARWWDRHGFREEGDPEPAREGRADAPVPV is encoded by the coding sequence ATGATCGATCGTTGGGGAGCACTCGTGGGCCGCCGAGCCCTCGCCGTCCTGCTCATCGGGGTGCTGCTCACCCTCGGGGCCGGTGCCTTCGGCGCCGGTGTCTTCGACTCCCTGTCCCAGGGCGGGTTCGACGACGCCTCCTCGGAGTCCGCACGCGAGCTCGACGCCGAGCGCGAGGCGTTCGGCAACAAGGGCATCGACGTCGTCGCGATCTACGCGGACGAGGACGGCGACCTCTCCGCCGACGACCCGGCCTTCCGGGCGGCGGTCGAGGAGGTCGTGGCCGACATCCCCGCGGACGCGGTCGCCTCCGTCGTGCCCTACTACGAGGCCCCGCCCGAGGCCGGGCTGGTGAGTGACGACGGCAGCCACGCGCAGGTGCTGATCTCCCTGGCCGGGGACACCCAGGACGACTTCCTGGTCAGCTACGACCGCGTCGCGGCCGTCCTCGACGCACCGGAGGCCAGCGGCCTGGAGACCTCGATCGCCGGGGCGTACGCGGTCTACAACGACGTCAACGAGATCACGTCGGAGGACCTCAAGCGCGCCGAGCTCATCTCGCTGCCGATCGTCGTCCTGCTCGCGCTGCTGATCTTCGGCTCCGCGGTCGCCGCCCTGATGCCGGCCATGGTCGGCGTCATCGCGATGCTCGGCGCGCTGGCGGTGGTCCGGGTGATCGCGGAGTTCACCGAGGTCTCGATCTTCTCGGTCAACGTGATCTCGCTGCTGGGCATCGGCCTGGCCATCGACTACGCGCTCTTCGTCATCAGCCGCTTCCGCGAGGAGCTGGCGCTGCAGCCGCTCGACGAGCCCGACGCCGCCTCGATCGCGATCCGCCGGACCATGTCCACCGCGGGCCGCACCGTGCTCTTCTCCGGCCTGACCGTCGCGGCCGCGATGGCCAGCCTGCTGATCTTCCCGCAGGCCTTCCTCCGCTCGATGGGGTACGGCGGCATCGCCGCCGTGGTCGTGGCGATGCTGGCCGCGCTGACGATCCTGCCGGCCGTCCTGCGCCTGCTCGGACGCCGCGTCGACGCGGGCCGGCTGCCCTGGCGCCGGCACCGCTCGCTGGCCCCGGCCGACGGCGGTCGCTGGGCCGCCCTGGCCCACGCGGTGATGCGTCGTCCGGTGCTGGTCATGGTCGTCACGATCGCCGCGCTGCTCGCGATCGCCAGCCCGTTCCTCGGCGCGAAGTGGGGCAGCGTGGACTACCGCGTGCTCCCCGAGGACGCCCCGGCCCACCAGGCGGCCGTGGTCCTCAACGAGGAGTTCGGCGGTGGCGAGGTCTCGACCGCGCAGCTGCTGCTGCAGGGCACCGAGCCGGCCGACGTGACGGCGTACACCGAGAGCGTCCGGGAGGTGCCCGGCGTGCTGGACGTGGTGCCGGTCGCCGAGGCCGACGGCACGACGCTGCTGCGCGCCAGCTGGGACGGCAACAGCCAGACCGAGGCCTCGCAGGAGCTCGTCCGCGACCTCCGCGAGGTGCAGCCCGCCTCCGGGGAGGTGCTCGTGGGTGGCCTCACCGCCGAGACCGTCGACCTCGTCGCCTCCGTCGCGAGCCACCTCCCGTGGATGGGGCTGATCGTCGTCGGCGTGATGCTGGTGCTGCTCTTCGTCGCGTTCGGGTCGGTGGTGCTGCCGGTCAAGGCGGTCGTGATGAACCTGTTCTCCATCACCGCCTCCTTCGGCGTCGTGACCTGGATCTTCAGCGACGGCAACCTCGCCGACACCCTCGGCTTCGCGCCGCAGGGCTTCCTGGACGCGACCAACCCGATCCTGATGCTGGCGATCCTCTTCGGCCTGTCGATGGACTACGAGGTCTTCCTGCTCAGCCGGGTCCGCGAGGAGTGGGACCGCAGCCACGACAACGACCGCGCGGTCGCCGCGGGCGTGCAGAAGACCGGCCGGATCATCACGTCCGCGGCGCTGCTGCTCGGCGTGGTGATCGGGGCCTTCGGCACCAGCGGCATCGTGTTCATGAAGATGCTCGGGGTCGGGATGCTGGTCGCCCTGCTCATCGACGCCACCGTCGTCCGCGCGCTGCTGGTGCCGGCCACGATGAAGCTGCTGGGCCGCTGGAACTGGTACGCCCCCGGACCGCTCGCCCGCTGGTGGGACCGGCACGGCTTCCGCGAGGAGGGCGACCCCGAGCCGGCCCGGGAGGGCCGGGCCGACGCGCCGGTACCTGTCTGA
- a CDS encoding hemerythrin domain-containing protein, whose translation MTTAADGLTMNRLIHGAVRRDVRRLAEALEADPDQDRAVDLLRAYRFLRAELTRHHEGEDDHIWPMMARLGAD comes from the coding sequence ATGACGACGGCGGCTGACGGGCTGACCATGAACCGGCTGATCCACGGGGCGGTGCGCCGCGACGTCAGGCGCCTGGCCGAGGCGCTCGAGGCCGACCCCGACCAGGACCGTGCCGTCGACCTGCTGCGTGCCTACCGGTTCCTGCGCGCCGAGCTCACCCGGCACCACGAGGGCGAGGACGACCACATCTGGCCGATGATGGCGCGCCTGGGCGCCGACTAG
- the treZ gene encoding malto-oligosyltrehalose trehalohydrolase produces the protein MFEVWAPRPDRVRLLADGRVHDMERDDEGWWRAEVPRPVADEVEVDYGFLLDDDPTPRPDPRSRRQPDGVHGLSRTYDPSTFAWTDQGWTGRQLAGSVVYELHVGTFTPGGTLDSAIERLDHLVDLGVDLVEVMPVNAFNGTHNWGYDGVGWFAVSESYGGPAAYQRFVDACHARGLGVVQDVVHNHLGPSGNYLPLFGPYLTQGRNTWGDLVNLDGEGSAHVRRFILDSALVFLRDHHVDGLRLDAVHALQDSSPTHLLEELAVEVAALSAHQRRPLSLIAESDLNDPVMIRPREAGGHGLDAQWSDDFHHAVHVALTGETDGYYADFEPLTALQKVLTRGFFHDGTFSSFRDRDHGVPVDTEHTATWRFVVCSQNHDQVGNRARGDRVTEVLDEDQLGCAAMLVLLGPFTPMLFQGEEWAASTPFAFFTSHPEPELGRATAEGRLAEFERMGWDPAVVPDPQDPQTFAMSRLDWSETDPGREGGRHARVLGLYRALGALRRTRPELTDPSFAATRCEIDEGQRLVLMWRRGTLVALNLGERPVTVPGLEGALLVGTRSGPTLADGTLTLPPHAGAVVG, from the coding sequence ATGTTCGAGGTGTGGGCACCGCGCCCGGACCGGGTGCGGCTCCTGGCCGACGGCCGGGTGCACGACATGGAGCGCGACGACGAGGGGTGGTGGCGCGCGGAGGTCCCCCGCCCGGTCGCCGACGAGGTCGAGGTCGACTACGGCTTCCTCCTCGACGACGACCCGACCCCGCGCCCGGACCCGCGCTCGCGGCGCCAGCCCGACGGGGTGCACGGCCTCTCGCGCACCTACGACCCCTCGACGTTCGCGTGGACCGACCAGGGCTGGACCGGGCGGCAGCTGGCCGGCTCGGTGGTCTACGAGCTGCACGTCGGCACCTTCACCCCCGGCGGCACGCTCGACAGCGCGATCGAGCGGCTCGACCACCTCGTCGACCTCGGCGTGGACCTGGTCGAGGTGATGCCGGTCAACGCCTTCAACGGCACCCACAACTGGGGGTACGACGGCGTGGGCTGGTTCGCCGTGAGCGAGAGCTACGGCGGGCCGGCTGCCTACCAGCGCTTCGTCGACGCCTGCCACGCCCGCGGCCTCGGCGTGGTGCAGGACGTCGTCCACAACCACCTCGGCCCCTCGGGCAACTACCTGCCGCTCTTCGGGCCCTACCTCACCCAGGGCCGCAACACCTGGGGCGACCTGGTCAACCTCGACGGCGAGGGGTCGGCGCACGTGCGCCGCTTCATCCTCGACAGCGCCCTGGTGTTCCTGCGGGACCACCACGTCGACGGGCTGCGCCTCGACGCCGTGCACGCGCTGCAGGACTCCTCGCCGACCCACCTGCTCGAGGAGCTGGCCGTCGAGGTCGCCGCGCTCTCCGCGCACCAGCGGCGACCGCTCTCGCTGATCGCGGAGTCCGACCTCAACGACCCGGTGATGATCCGGCCGCGCGAGGCCGGCGGCCACGGGCTCGACGCGCAGTGGAGCGACGACTTCCACCACGCCGTGCACGTCGCGCTGACCGGCGAGACCGACGGCTACTACGCCGACTTCGAGCCGCTGACGGCGCTGCAGAAGGTGCTGACCCGCGGCTTCTTCCACGACGGCACGTTCTCCTCCTTCCGCGACCGCGACCACGGCGTGCCGGTCGACACCGAGCACACCGCCACGTGGCGGTTCGTGGTGTGCAGCCAAAACCACGACCAGGTCGGCAACCGGGCGCGGGGCGACCGGGTCACCGAGGTCCTCGACGAGGACCAGCTCGGCTGCGCGGCGATGCTGGTGCTGCTCGGCCCGTTCACCCCGATGCTCTTCCAGGGTGAGGAGTGGGCGGCGTCGACGCCGTTCGCGTTCTTCACCTCCCACCCCGAGCCCGAGCTCGGTCGCGCCACCGCGGAGGGCCGGCTCGCGGAGTTCGAGCGGATGGGGTGGGACCCCGCGGTCGTCCCCGACCCGCAGGACCCGCAGACCTTCGCGATGTCCCGGCTGGACTGGTCCGAGACCGACCCGGGCCGTGAGGGGGGTCGGCACGCCCGGGTGCTCGGGCTCTACCGGGCGCTGGGTGCGCTGCGTCGTACCCGGCCCGAGCTGACCGACCCTTCCTTCGCCGCCACCCGCTGCGAGATCGACGAGGGGCAGCGACTCGTGCTGATGTGGCGCCGGGGGACCCTGGTGGCCCTCAACCTCGGCGAGCGGCCCGTGACGGTCCCGGGGCTGGAGGGCGCGCTGCTCGTCGGCACCCGGTCCGGGCCCACGCTCGCCGACGGCACGCTGACACTGCCGCCGCACGCCGGCGCGGTGGTGGGCTGA